A single window of Pectobacterium parmentieri DNA harbors:
- the fruB gene encoding fused PTS fructose transporter subunit IIA/HPr protein: MFQLSQQDIHLGAAASNKQEAIQLVASALTDAGCVNAGYVDGMLQREQQTSTYLGSGIAIPHGTTDTRDLVLKTGVQVFQFPQGIAWGEDQTAYVVLGIAARSDEHLALLRQLTHVLSDDRVAARLASTTSAEELRSLLMGEQQLAEFRFDTSLIALDVATDNLLTLQALNAGRLQQVGAADASFVSTTVSNKPLNLGQGVWFSDSAVGNLSSAAAVARPAAPFSVDGENVALLVTVAAADDQAFASIDYLSNLLIAQKAERLLTADAPTLLALLTSDVPEESEVLTAEFTIRNEHGLHARPGTMLVNVIKQFTSEITVTNLDGTGKPANGRSLMKVVALGVKKGHKLRFTASGSDAEQALAAIGEAITSGLGEGAA; this comes from the coding sequence ATGTTCCAGTTGTCACAGCAAGATATTCATTTGGGCGCAGCGGCCAGTAACAAGCAGGAAGCTATCCAGCTTGTTGCTTCAGCATTGACCGATGCCGGGTGCGTTAACGCAGGGTATGTCGACGGCATGCTACAGCGTGAACAGCAAACCTCTACCTATTTGGGAAGCGGCATTGCTATCCCTCACGGCACAACCGATACCCGCGATCTGGTATTGAAGACCGGGGTTCAAGTATTTCAGTTTCCTCAGGGTATCGCCTGGGGTGAAGATCAAACCGCCTATGTCGTGTTAGGTATTGCTGCCCGCTCTGACGAGCACTTGGCCTTGCTGCGTCAGTTGACTCACGTTTTGAGCGACGATCGCGTAGCGGCACGTCTGGCAAGCACCACCTCAGCGGAAGAACTGCGTAGCCTGCTGATGGGCGAGCAGCAGTTGGCGGAGTTCCGTTTTGACACCTCGCTGATTGCGTTGGATGTGGCGACCGATAATCTGTTGACGCTCCAGGCGCTGAACGCCGGTCGCCTTCAGCAGGTTGGTGCAGCAGACGCCAGTTTTGTCAGCACTACCGTCAGCAATAAACCGCTGAATCTGGGACAAGGCGTGTGGTTCAGCGATAGCGCTGTTGGTAACCTCAGCAGTGCGGCTGCGGTGGCACGTCCGGCTGCGCCTTTCAGCGTTGATGGTGAAAATGTGGCCCTGTTGGTAACGGTTGCGGCGGCTGACGATCAGGCTTTTGCATCGATTGACTACCTGAGCAACTTGCTGATTGCGCAAAAAGCGGAACGTCTGCTGACGGCGGATGCGCCGACGCTGCTGGCACTGTTGACCAGCGACGTACCGGAAGAGAGCGAAGTGCTGACGGCAGAATTTACTATCCGTAACGAACACGGCCTGCACGCTCGTCCGGGCACCATGCTGGTGAACGTGATCAAACAGTTCACCAGTGAGATTACGGTGACCAATCTGGATGGCACAGGCAAACCGGCAAACGGTCGCAGCCTGATGAAAGTGGTCGCGCTGGGCGTGAAAAAAGGTCACAAACTGCGTTTCACCGCCAGCGGTAGTGATGCAGAACAAGCGTTGGCCGCGATTGGCGAGGCGATTACGTCCGGTTTGGGCGAGGGGGCAGCATGA
- the setB gene encoding sugar efflux transporter SetB has protein sequence MFTPANTTRRSLDLTSSAFLVIAFLTGTAGALQLPTLSLFLSSEVQARPFMVGMFYTGSAVIGIIVSQILATRSDRQGDRKSLIFVCCLLGALACMLFAWNRNYFILLFIGVLLSSFGSTANPQLFALAREHADKTGREAAMFSSILRAQISLAWVVGPPIAFALALGFGFTTMYLTAAVVFVLCGILVKLFLPSMPKAVEKTTSTLESPRRNRRDTLLLFVACTLMWTCNGIYLINMPLYLVHELHLPEKLAGIMMGVAAGLEIPVMLIAGYVAKRFGKRLLMRLAVASGLLFFGGLLFLNGEVALLALQVLNAIFIGILAGIGMLYFQDLMPGQAGAATTLFTNTTRVGWIISGSLAGIVAEIWSYHAVFFFALLMIVGSIYCMWRIKDV, from the coding sequence ATGTTCACTCCCGCAAACACAACACGACGTTCGCTTGATCTGACCTCGTCAGCATTTTTAGTTATTGCCTTTCTGACCGGAACCGCAGGCGCCCTGCAACTTCCCACACTCAGCCTTTTTCTTTCCAGTGAAGTACAGGCTCGTCCTTTTATGGTGGGCATGTTTTATACCGGCAGCGCGGTTATCGGCATTATCGTCAGCCAAATACTGGCCACACGCTCGGATCGTCAGGGCGATCGCAAATCACTGATATTCGTCTGCTGCCTACTCGGCGCACTGGCCTGCATGCTGTTTGCGTGGAACCGGAATTACTTTATTTTACTCTTTATCGGCGTCTTATTGAGCAGCTTCGGCTCGACGGCAAACCCGCAACTTTTTGCACTGGCACGGGAGCACGCGGATAAAACCGGTCGTGAAGCAGCGATGTTCAGCTCCATCCTCCGCGCCCAAATTTCGCTTGCCTGGGTTGTCGGCCCCCCCATCGCCTTTGCGCTGGCACTCGGATTCGGCTTCACGACGATGTATTTGACCGCCGCCGTTGTCTTTGTCTTGTGCGGCATCCTGGTCAAACTCTTTCTGCCGTCCATGCCCAAAGCCGTGGAGAAAACGACTTCCACGCTGGAATCGCCGCGTCGCAACCGCCGGGACACGCTCCTGTTGTTCGTGGCATGTACCTTGATGTGGACCTGCAACGGGATTTACCTCATTAATATGCCGCTGTATCTGGTGCATGAACTGCATCTACCGGAAAAACTGGCGGGTATCATGATGGGCGTAGCTGCCGGGTTGGAAATTCCGGTGATGCTGATTGCAGGCTACGTTGCCAAACGCTTCGGTAAACGACTCCTGATGCGGCTTGCCGTCGCCTCCGGTTTACTGTTCTTCGGCGGCCTACTGTTTCTGAATGGCGAAGTCGCGCTGCTGGCATTACAGGTGCTGAACGCCATTTTCATCGGTATTCTGGCCGGAATCGGTATGCTCTATTTTCAGGATTTAATGCCCGGACAGGCAGGTGCGGCGACAACGCTATTTACCAACACCACGCGCGTAGGCTGGATCATCTCCGGTTCACTGGCCGGGATCGTTGCCGAAATCTGGAGCTATCATGCCGTGTTCTTCTTCGCCCTGTTGATGATCGTCGGCTCCATCTA